A genomic region of Halostagnicola larsenii XH-48 contains the following coding sequences:
- a CDS encoding thiamine pyrophosphate-dependent dehydrogenase E1 component subunit alpha, with protein sequence MDNSPQPVPSSSADVGIKPISQENMEIETYSVLNPDGSFDADRVPDLDDDEFRDLYRWMLVQRIYDNRATKLQRRGRLGTIASGRGQEASIVGSGYSLSLDDWIFPYGREASALLMHGLPLRDLLLYWRGVEDASKMRGANIVPLAISVGSHVPLATGKAWGMQLANEDTVTFTNLGDGATSTGAFHEGMNLAGVLGVPAVFFCLNNQYAISLPFDGQTNANTAAQKALAYGLDGIRVDGNDVLAVYNAVSRARERALEGNPVLVEAVTYRRGAHTTSDDPSRYRSEEEVEKWKDRDPLERYQAFLEETGRWEGIDEEAIREEVEAEFSEAVDAADAFEERGVEEIFDYLYEEMPPELERQLEDLRELLEEEPEMYDYIERRPKG encoded by the coding sequence ATATGGAGATCGAAACATACTCCGTCCTAAATCCCGACGGATCATTCGATGCTGATCGGGTCCCGGATCTCGACGACGACGAATTCCGCGACCTCTATCGCTGGATGCTCGTCCAACGTATCTACGACAACCGCGCAACGAAACTCCAGCGTCGTGGCCGCCTTGGAACGATTGCCTCCGGGCGCGGTCAGGAAGCGAGTATTGTCGGCAGCGGATACTCCCTTTCATTGGATGATTGGATCTTCCCGTACGGGCGTGAAGCGAGCGCACTATTGATGCACGGACTTCCCTTACGGGATCTGTTGCTCTACTGGCGTGGCGTCGAAGATGCATCAAAGATGCGGGGAGCAAACATCGTCCCGCTGGCTATCTCGGTCGGTTCTCATGTCCCACTCGCGACCGGCAAAGCGTGGGGAATGCAACTTGCAAACGAAGATACTGTCACGTTCACTAACCTTGGCGATGGCGCGACGTCGACGGGCGCCTTCCACGAGGGAATGAACCTTGCCGGAGTCCTTGGAGTACCAGCCGTGTTCTTCTGCCTGAACAATCAGTACGCGATCTCGCTGCCGTTCGACGGACAGACGAACGCCAATACGGCCGCACAGAAAGCGCTAGCCTACGGTCTCGATGGTATCCGCGTCGACGGCAACGACGTGCTCGCGGTCTACAACGCCGTCTCGAGGGCGCGAGAACGAGCGCTTGAGGGCAATCCAGTGTTAGTCGAGGCAGTCACTTACCGACGTGGAGCCCACACGACGAGTGACGATCCCAGCCGATATCGGTCCGAAGAAGAGGTTGAAAAGTGGAAAGATCGCGATCCTCTCGAGCGATATCAGGCGTTCCTCGAGGAAACCGGGCGCTGGGAGGGAATCGACGAGGAGGCGATCCGCGAGGAGGTCGAAGCCGAGTTCTCCGAGGCGGTCGACGCCGCCGACGCGTTCGAAGAACGCGGCGTCGAGGAGATTTTCGACTACCTCTACGAGGAAATGCCACCCGAGCTCGAACGCCAACTCGAGGACCTCCGTGAGTTACTGGAAGAAGAGCCCGAGATGTACGACTATATCGAACGGCGGCCGAAGGGGTGA